aactccCTAAAAATGTACGTTAACAACCTCTCCCAGTCTCCCCTTTACCTGCCCTCATTAGTGCTAGCTGTTCCCCGTGTGATACGCCCACCACCTAAACCTCACCGCCCGCTCATTTTCACAAATCCgcagcaaaaaaaattatttttagtagaAATCATGGATCATGGATCCTCTTACCGCTCACCTACGGTGAACAGATCCGGAGAGAGAAAAGATGGAATAGTAACCCTCCCCGTAAATCGAGCGCTCACACTTCGCCTAGTTTTCCCctactttagagagagaaacataGAGGGGAGGGAGCCACACTCCGCCATTTTCCCACTCAAGCTAAGCtcacatagagagagagagagagagagagagagagagagagggcgaggAAGATGGAGAGGAGCGCTCCGGTGCGGAACCCACACACCTCGACGGCGGATCTGCTGACGTGGAAGGAGGCGCCGCCCGagtcggaggcggcggcggcgggggggtcGCAGCGGCCGCATCAGGTGAGCTTCGTGATCCCCGTCAATGTCGATTCTCGACCTCTTTCCTCTCTTCTCTAATCGCTAATGGCGGCTTTCGTGTTCCTTTCATGTGGATTCTGAAGCCCTCGGAGGCGATAAGGAAGGTGGTGTTCGGGGGCCAGGTGAGCGAGGAGGAGGCCGAGAGCTTGAACAAGAGGTGAGAGATTTGGTGCTCGATATTCTAGGGTTTGCTGTTCTGACTCCGCCCTATGCCTAATTTTACTCATGGAATGTGATCGCCCCTTCTTTTTCATAACAATTCATGCACTTATAACCTGATTCATGGCATTGACGTTTGTGATGCGAAATTTGTGCTATTCTAACCTGTTATGGTTGTTTATGTTGGACTATACAGTATACTGAACATGGGCTGCTTAAGCACCCTTCATAGTGTGTCGATAGTGTGTCGAGTAGCTATATGAAGAAAATATAGTTTTGGTGAAGCTTAAACAAAGAGGTGAGGTGAGATATCGAGTCGAGCTTGAGTGTTGGTTCTAGGGTTAGTGTTACATCTTTTGTCGGATGAATCGTCTTGTTTTGTCAAATTTTACACCTTTTTAGTTGTTTGATAATTTGTGCTGATACTTCCAATGGCATCTTGTCGATGGGTCGGATTACCTATTCTTTTCGTAACAATGCATGCACTTGATAAGATCATGAAATTGCAAGTTTATGATGCTTCATTTGTGCCCTTCTAACTGCTACAATTGTATTATCTGCTAGTATGAATGTTTTACTCTCAATACTGGAGAATACGGGACATTGACTGCTTATGTACTGTTTTAAGTTTACTGAAGATAAATGTCGGCTTAGGGCATCAAAAAAATCTTACTCGTTAATTATGAAGCACGGACTTTAATAAATGATCTAAGAGCGCTGTTACAATTCTTCTGTTTTGTGCAGGAAACCTTGTTCAGGTCACAAGTGGAAAGAAATGACTGGTAGCGGCATATTTGCAGCAGGGAGTGCGGATGGTACAGCAGATTCTGAAAGTGCTTTCTCAACTCCTAATAGCAGGATGAGTTCACCAACTTATCAGgtgcggctttcaaatcaacTAGAACAGTAGGTTTTGTTGTATATCTGTTATTTAATGCAGCGGAGGAGAAATTTCATTTGAGAAAAGGTAAAATAGGAAATGCATGTGTTAATGATAATTAGGCATGACAGCTTTTGAAGACGAGATACAAGAAAATTGGTTATGATGATTTGAAGGTTTCTAACAGTTGCCATCTATATGCTGGTAGGAGAGTAAAAGTGCTGAAGGCCAAAGAGTGAACTGTTCTGTAAGCTGGTCATTTTGTTATGTACAaattcaccatttttttttttttaataacctTCTTGATGGATTTGGAACTTTACAACTTAGCAACAGTTACTACAGCcgatttctttttaactttttttttctaaaaaaaaattgcatcacCTTTGCCATTTTGTTTAGTGCATCTAAGCTCCTTATGTTCGCTCACAATTTTCCTTGCACTGATGACGGAAATCTCCAATCTAACTACAAATGCATCCGTTCATTTAACACAGCAAACAATTAGTGGTATCAGCCAAATCTCGTTCAGCACCGACGGGAGCATTACCCCGAAGAAGCCAACCTCGGTGGCAGAGATGGCAAAGCAGCGGGAACTAAGTGGAACTCTGCAAGTCGAGTCTGAGAGCTCGATGAAAAGACAAATATCTGATGCAAAGTGCAAGGAACTTGGTGGGCACGGCATATTTGGGCCCCCTACTGAAGATTCTCCCCGGCAATCAGCAGCAAGGGATTTCAAGACGAAGGACGAGGGCGTTAGAGAACCTGCTCCTCGCAGTTTGCATACATCCGTGAAAGTTTCTAACGTGAGTAAGATAATGCCAATTCGTTTGTACTAGTATGTATAATATAGGAACCGTTATCATCGTTCTATAATCATGCATCCTTTTCCTCTTTTAAAGCAAAAAGGATGGTCTGTTTTGCCTCTGAAGCATACTGATTATAATCATGCATCCGATCGCCACAGAGGCAGGTCATGATAGGTGGTGCCTTGTTTTTTATCTTGGTTTTTATTCACTTATTTATCTTGGATTTTATTCACTCTGCAGCCGGCAGGAGGCCCGAGCAACTTCTTGATTGGTGAGACCGAGGAGCCTGTGATTAACAAAACCGCCAAGAAGATCTACACTCAGAAGTTTTCGGATCTCACCGGAAACAATGTCTTCAAGGGAGACGCACCTCCCGGATCAACGGAAAAGCCGCTGAGCGTGGCGAAGCTGAAGGAAATGAGCGGCAGCGACATCTTTGGTGATGAAAAGTCTGCTTCCCGGGACTATTTTGGCGGTGTACGGAAGCCTCCCGGTGGCGAAAGCAGCATCACGCTAGTTTGAATTGACATTCTAATTTCTGTGGCAGAGATATAACGTGAGGACCATGATCGGTGGTTTCATCTTATGTGAACTTTTTCTACACGAGTGATTGGTCATATATCTAGTTTTACAGCTGAATGGAGTGTTAGTTATCTACTCTGTTATCAAACTTGATTTGTTTTTCTTGGCTATAGATTGACATTGCcactctcaactctctctctctctctctggctttattctttttgtttctgataaattgatataaaaattatttaaactatcttgtctttgaaaattaattttactatttaattttttaatttgtttgattttagtctGTTAACagtatttagattttaaaatttaaattaattatttattttaataaatttatagttataaaaattacatttgGAAAGATAAacgatatatttaaatttaaaaattaaaatatcattgatcgattcaaattaaaaaaataaaatagtacaacTAAAGGTTTAGTAACTGATTCTAAATAGTCCGCGTTGAATCATAGTCCACATTAGGTcagttctatatgtttttattttattctacaaTTGAGAAAGAAGCTTATATTCTGCTACTTGCTAGTAAACGGTCTCTTGATCTTTGTTTTTAACTCTTCATTTCTACTCGTTAAGAAGCATAAAATTTGTTTACACAGTTATACCATGGAAAATTGGTCTGGTACACTGATCCCTTTCTC
Above is a genomic segment from Ananas comosus cultivar F153 linkage group 15, ASM154086v1, whole genome shotgun sequence containing:
- the LOC109721238 gene encoding uncharacterized protein LOC109721238, yielding MERSAPVRNPHTSTADLLTWKEAPPESEAAAAGGSQRPHQPSEAIRKVVFGGQVSEEEAESLNKRKPCSGHKWKEMTGSGIFAAGSADGTADSESAFSTPNSRMSSPTYQQTISGISQISFSTDGSITPKKPTSVAEMAKQRELSGTLQVESESSMKRQISDAKCKELGGHGIFGPPTEDSPRQSAARDFKTKDEGVREPAPRSLHTSVKVSNPAGGPSNFLIGETEEPVINKTAKKIYTQKFSDLTGNNVFKGDAPPGSTEKPLSVAKLKEMSGSDIFGDEKSASRDYFGGVRKPPGGESSITLV